Proteins from one Sphingomonas sp. HF-S4 genomic window:
- a CDS encoding acyl carrier protein, producing the protein MANQEEITQRVAALVVDHLGVDAGEVKPEASFIDDLGADSLDIVELVMAFEEEFGVEIPDDAAEKITTVGDAVSYISEHQEG; encoded by the coding sequence ATGGCCAACCAGGAAGAGATCACCCAGCGCGTTGCCGCGCTCGTCGTCGACCATCTCGGCGTTGATGCCGGCGAAGTGAAGCCCGAAGCGAGCTTCATCGACGATCTGGGTGCGGACAGCCTCGACATCGTCGAGCTGGTCATGGCTTTCGAAGAAGAGTTCGGCGTCGAGATCCCCGACGATGCAGCCGAGAAGATCACCACGGTCGGCGACGCGGTCTCGTACATCAGCGAGCATCAGGAAGGCTGA
- the fabF gene encoding beta-ketoacyl-ACP synthase II, with translation MRRVVVTGLGLVTPLGADVETAWKNIIAAKSGAATITRFDATDFHTNYACEVKAPDHEYGFDPSKRVDHKIQRQVDPFIVYGIDAAGQAIEDAGLLDMDEATRFRAGCSIGAGIGGLPGIESESLVLAEKGPKRVSPHFVHGRLINLISGQVSIKYGLMGPNHAVVTACSTGAHSIGDAARMIAMDDADIMLAGGAEGAICPIGIAGFGQARALSTGFRDDPTKASRPWDQDRDGFVMGEGAGVVVLEEYEHAKKRGAKIYAEVIGYGLSGDAYHVTAPHPEGSGAFRSMQMAMKKSGLDFGDIDYINAHGTSTPLGDELELGGVRRLFGSAIDTLSMSSTKSAIGHLLGGAGAVESIFCILALRDQIVPPTLNLDNPSENCAGVDLVPFKAKERKVKAVLNNSFGFGGTNASLVMKAV, from the coding sequence ATGCGCCGCGTAGTCGTAACCGGCCTTGGGCTCGTCACCCCGCTGGGTGCCGATGTCGAGACGGCCTGGAAGAACATCATCGCCGCCAAGTCTGGCGCCGCGACGATCACGCGTTTCGACGCCACCGACTTTCACACCAATTATGCGTGTGAGGTGAAGGCGCCGGACCATGAATATGGCTTCGATCCGAGCAAGCGCGTCGACCACAAGATCCAGCGCCAAGTAGACCCCTTCATCGTCTACGGCATCGACGCCGCCGGACAGGCGATCGAGGACGCCGGGCTGCTCGACATGGACGAGGCGACCCGCTTCCGCGCCGGCTGCTCGATCGGCGCCGGGATCGGCGGCCTTCCGGGCATCGAGAGCGAATCGCTGGTGCTCGCCGAAAAGGGACCCAAGCGCGTCTCGCCGCACTTCGTCCACGGCCGCCTGATCAACCTGATCTCCGGCCAGGTCAGCATCAAGTACGGGCTGATGGGCCCCAACCACGCAGTCGTGACCGCCTGCTCGACCGGCGCGCATTCGATCGGGGACGCCGCGCGGATGATCGCGATGGACGACGCCGACATCATGCTCGCGGGCGGCGCCGAGGGCGCGATCTGCCCGATCGGCATCGCCGGCTTCGGCCAGGCGCGCGCACTGTCGACCGGCTTCCGCGACGATCCTACCAAGGCCAGCCGCCCCTGGGACCAGGACCGCGACGGCTTCGTGATGGGTGAAGGCGCCGGCGTGGTCGTGCTCGAGGAATATGAGCACGCCAAGAAGCGCGGCGCCAAGATCTATGCCGAGGTGATCGGCTACGGCCTGTCGGGCGATGCCTATCACGTCACCGCGCCGCATCCCGAAGGCTCCGGCGCGTTCCGCTCGATGCAGATGGCGATGAAGAAGTCCGGCCTCGACTTCGGCGACATCGATTACATCAACGCCCACGGCACCTCGACGCCGCTGGGCGACGAGCTCGAATTGGGCGGGGTCCGCCGGCTGTTCGGCAGCGCGATCGACACGCTGTCGATGAGCTCGACCAAGTCGGCGATCGGCCACCTCCTCGGCGGTGCCGGCGCAGTGGAGAGCATCTTCTGCATCCTCGCGCTGCGCGACCAGATCGTCCCGCCAACGCTCAACCTCGATAATCCGAGCGAGAACTGCGCGGGCGTCGATCTCGTCCCGTTCAAGGCCAAGGAGCGCAAGGTCAAGGCCGTGCTCAACAACAGCTTCGGCTTTGGCGGCACCAATGCCAGCCTGGTGATGAAGGCTGTCTGA
- the mltG gene encoding endolytic transglycosylase MltG: MPPRRPRRRAGGCAILVVLLLVVAAGFGVLQLWAGSGPSRANMTVLVPQGASLSQAAAELEKAGAIRSAGQFVLLSRLLGGGKSIKAGEYRVPAGLSQSDLLKMLQGGQTLQRFVRVPEGTPSIVVYETLMKAPQLDGPVSVPAEGSVLPDSYAYNRGDTRQAVLDRMQKAMDAYLAKAWERRKPGIAVQTPQEALTLAAIVEKETSKPEERRTVAAVYSNRLRTGMMLQADPTIIYPITKGKPLGRRILQSELRAKNAYNTYAMTGLPAGPIANPGKESIDAVLDPAQSSALYFVADGTGGHVFADTLEQHNANVQKWYALRRARGEM; encoded by the coding sequence GTGCCTCCGCGTCGTCCGCGGAGGCGGGCAGGCGGCTGCGCGATCCTCGTCGTCCTGCTGCTGGTAGTGGCGGCGGGGTTCGGCGTGCTCCAGCTTTGGGCCGGCAGCGGGCCTTCGCGCGCCAACATGACCGTGCTGGTCCCGCAGGGCGCTAGCCTCAGCCAGGCGGCCGCCGAGCTCGAAAAGGCCGGCGCGATCCGCTCGGCTGGGCAGTTCGTGCTGCTCTCGCGCCTGCTCGGCGGCGGCAAGTCGATCAAGGCGGGCGAATATCGCGTGCCTGCCGGGCTTAGCCAGTCCGACCTGCTCAAGATGCTCCAGGGCGGCCAGACGCTCCAGCGCTTCGTCCGCGTGCCCGAGGGGACGCCGTCGATCGTCGTCTACGAAACGCTGATGAAGGCGCCTCAGCTCGACGGCCCGGTGAGCGTGCCCGCCGAAGGCTCGGTGCTGCCCGACAGCTATGCCTATAATCGCGGCGACACGCGGCAAGCGGTGCTGGATCGCATGCAGAAGGCGATGGACGCGTATCTCGCCAAGGCGTGGGAGCGTCGCAAGCCCGGCATTGCGGTGCAGACGCCGCAAGAGGCGCTGACGCTCGCCGCGATCGTCGAGAAGGAAACGAGCAAGCCCGAGGAGCGCCGGACGGTGGCTGCGGTCTATTCGAACCGGCTGCGCACCGGCATGATGCTCCAGGCCGATCCGACGATCATTTATCCGATCACCAAGGGCAAGCCGCTCGGCCGGCGCATCCTCCAGTCCGAGTTGCGCGCGAAGAACGCCTACAATACCTATGCGATGACCGGCCTGCCGGCTGGGCCGATCGCCAATCCGGGCAAGGAATCGATCGACGCGGTGCTCGATCCGGCCCAGTCGAGCGCGCTCTATTTCGTCGCCGACGGCACGGGCGGCCATGTGTTCGCGGACACCCTCGAGCAGCACAATGCGAACGTCCAGAAATGGTATGCCCTAAGGCGCGCGCGCGGGGAGATGTAA
- a CDS encoding NAD(P)-dependent oxidoreductase: MKVAVLGASGRAGSEIVKELAGRGHEVIAIARKPEAIPQRPNVTAQAGDASDPSALIELIRGVDAVVSALHFDIPAATLLTALREAEVPRLLVTGGAASLEVAPGKRVIDDPAFPEEWKGMALGGIAFLDALRAEKAIDWTFFSPAALLFEGPRLGNYRLGTDQLVTDANGDSKISFADYAVAMVDELERHQHSRARFTAAY, translated from the coding sequence ATGAAAGTAGCGGTTCTAGGGGCGAGCGGGCGCGCGGGATCGGAGATCGTCAAGGAACTCGCCGGACGCGGGCACGAAGTGATCGCGATCGCCCGCAAGCCTGAGGCGATCCCGCAACGACCTAACGTCACGGCACAGGCGGGGGATGCCTCAGACCCGTCCGCGCTGATCGAATTGATCCGCGGCGTCGATGCTGTGGTCAGCGCACTGCATTTCGATATCCCTGCTGCCACGCTGCTCACGGCGCTACGCGAGGCGGAAGTGCCGCGGCTGCTGGTCACCGGCGGCGCGGCCAGCCTCGAGGTCGCACCTGGCAAGCGCGTGATCGACGATCCCGCGTTTCCGGAAGAGTGGAAGGGCATGGCCCTGGGCGGAATCGCATTTCTCGACGCCCTGCGCGCCGAGAAAGCGATCGACTGGACCTTCTTCTCGCCCGCCGCGCTGCTCTTCGAAGGGCCGCGCCTTGGCAACTATCGCCTCGGCACGGACCAGCTCGTCACCGATGCGAACGGCGACAGCAAGATCAGCTTCGCCGACTATGCCGTTGCGATGGTCGATGAATTGGAACGGCACCAGCACAGCCGCGCGCGCTTCACCGCCGCATATTGA
- a CDS encoding winged helix-turn-helix transcriptional regulator, whose translation MRGDVYAANCPTRKLLDRIADKWSVLILLLLSGEAMRFNALKRRVEGVSQKMLSQTLRSLERDGLVTRSVIATVPVTVTYAITPLGSGLIGSLRSMIDWAETHMGEVTAAQRTYDDALN comes from the coding sequence ATGCGCGGCGACGTCTACGCCGCGAATTGCCCGACCCGTAAATTGCTCGATCGGATCGCGGACAAATGGAGCGTGCTGATCCTGCTTCTGCTGAGCGGCGAAGCCATGCGTTTCAACGCCCTCAAGCGGCGCGTCGAGGGCGTGTCGCAAAAGATGCTGAGCCAGACACTACGTTCGCTCGAACGCGACGGACTCGTCACCCGAAGCGTGATCGCGACGGTGCCCGTAACCGTTACCTATGCGATCACGCCGCTGGGCAGCGGCCTGATCGGATCCCTGCGGTCGATGATCGATTGGGCCGAAACCCATATGGGCGAGGTAACTGCAGCCCAACGCACCTACGACGATGCGCTGAACTGA
- the eda gene encoding bifunctional 4-hydroxy-2-oxoglutarate aldolase/2-dehydro-3-deoxy-phosphogluconate aldolase codes for MRTAPVIPVLVIEDAAHARPLAEALVKGGLRVLEVTLRTGAAIEAIAEMKKVEGAIVGAGTVVNTDQFKQVMDADVEFIVSPGLTERLAQPIINSGVPFLPGVANAGDIMRGLDLGLTHFKFFPAETSGGLKALKALAAPFYQAKFCPTGGVSLVTAPDWLAFDPVLCVGGSWVTPKGAGNAEVEQLAREAASLAH; via the coding sequence ATGCGCACGGCCCCGGTGATCCCGGTGCTGGTGATCGAGGACGCGGCGCACGCCCGTCCGCTCGCCGAGGCGCTGGTCAAGGGCGGGCTGCGCGTGCTCGAAGTGACGCTGCGCACCGGCGCGGCGATCGAGGCAATCGCCGAAATGAAGAAGGTCGAGGGCGCGATCGTCGGCGCCGGCACCGTCGTCAACACCGACCAATTCAAGCAGGTGATGGACGCGGACGTCGAGTTCATCGTCTCGCCTGGGCTGACCGAGCGGCTGGCCCAGCCGATCATCAACAGCGGCGTGCCGTTCCTGCCTGGCGTTGCCAATGCCGGCGACATCATGCGCGGGCTCGATCTGGGGCTGACGCACTTCAAGTTTTTCCCCGCCGAGACTTCGGGCGGGTTGAAGGCATTGAAGGCGCTCGCCGCCCCCTTCTATCAAGCGAAGTTCTGCCCGACCGGTGGGGTGTCGCTTGTCACCGCGCCGGATTGGCTAGCCTTCGATCCCGTGCTTTGCGTCGGCGGCAGCTGGGTCACGCCCAAGGGCGCTGGCAATGCGGAGGTCGAGCAACTCGCCCGTGAGGCGGCCAGCCTCGCGCACTGA
- the glk gene encoding glucokinase, with product MEVVAVDIGGTHARFAIAEVAEGRVVSMAEPVTQKVAEHPSLQLAWQAFGETLGRELPKAAAIAVASPVGGEVIKLTNNPWIIRPALIPERLGADTWTMVNDFAAIGHAVAQLGDQDFTHLCGPDISLPQRGSITVCGPGTGLGVAQVFRRKGGYDIIATEGGHVDFAPLDPIEDAFVKRLRKEYNRVSTERIVAGPAIVAIYETLAELERRPVSRLDDKKIWTLAFEGKDSLAVAALDRFCLSLGAVAGDLALTHGPTGVVIAGGLGLRLKDHLLQSGFGERFVAKGRFRNLMASIPVKLITHPQPGLYGAAAAFAQEHAL from the coding sequence ATGGAAGTCGTCGCGGTCGATATCGGGGGCACCCATGCCCGCTTTGCCATCGCAGAGGTCGCCGAAGGCCGCGTCGTATCGATGGCCGAGCCGGTGACGCAGAAGGTCGCCGAGCATCCGAGCCTACAGCTCGCCTGGCAGGCGTTCGGCGAGACGCTGGGGCGCGAACTGCCCAAGGCCGCGGCGATCGCCGTCGCCTCGCCGGTCGGCGGCGAAGTGATCAAGCTCACCAACAATCCGTGGATCATCCGCCCCGCGCTGATCCCGGAGCGGCTCGGCGCCGATACCTGGACGATGGTCAACGACTTCGCCGCGATCGGTCATGCCGTCGCGCAGCTCGGCGACCAGGACTTCACTCATTTGTGCGGCCCCGACATTTCGCTGCCCCAGCGCGGATCGATCACCGTTTGCGGCCCGGGCACCGGGCTCGGCGTCGCGCAGGTGTTCCGTCGCAAGGGCGGGTACGACATCATCGCCACCGAAGGCGGGCATGTCGACTTCGCGCCGCTCGATCCGATCGAGGACGCCTTCGTCAAGCGGCTGCGCAAGGAATATAACCGCGTCTCGACCGAGCGGATCGTCGCCGGGCCGGCGATCGTCGCGATCTACGAGACACTGGCCGAGCTTGAGCGGCGACCGGTGTCGCGGCTCGACGACAAGAAAATCTGGACGCTTGCGTTCGAGGGCAAGGACAGCCTTGCAGTGGCCGCGCTCGACCGCTTCTGCCTCAGCTTGGGCGCCGTCGCGGGCGACCTTGCGCTGACCCATGGCCCGACCGGGGTGGTGATCGCGGGCGGTCTGGGGTTGCGTCTCAAGGACCATTTGCTGCAATCGGGCTTCGGCGAGCGCTTCGTTGCCAAGGGCCGGTTCCGGAACCTGATGGCGTCGATCCCCGTCAAGCTGATCACGCATCCGCAGCCGGGCCTGTATGGCGCCGCCGCGGCCTTTGCCCAGGAGCACGCCTTGTGA
- the edd gene encoding phosphogluconate dehydratase, with protein MVEIHSEVAAVTDRVIERSKERRIAYLDLISRERESGADRPKLGCANLAHAYAGTDEQRDLMTPANRMNIGIVTSYNDMLSAHAVYYRYPEQMKVWALEAGATAQVAGGVPAMCDGVTQGYQGMELSLFSRDTIALSTGIALSHRVFEGAALLGICDKIVPGLLIGALRFGHLPMVMIPGGPMRSGLANKAKAAVREAYAEGKVGREELLEAEIAAYHSKGTCTFYGTANSNQMMMEAMGLHIPGAAFANPGTKLRQELTRAAVHRLAEIGWAGDDYRPIGHVVDEKALVNAAIVLLATGGSTNHLIHLPAFARAAGVLIDWDDFDRLSRVVPLLTRVYPNGSADVNGFEDAGGPSFVIRELLRGGLMHGDTLTVAKGGMAEYGRKPDIEGEDQLVWHDHPAQSGDETIVRTIDAPFSDEGGFRILAGNLGRACIKVSAVERDRWTIEAPCRVFSTQQEVQDAFKAGELDRDVVVVVRFQGPRANGMPELHKLTPPLGVLQNKGFRVALVTDGRMSGASGKVPAAIHLSPEALGGGPIGKLRDGDVVRVCAEQGVLEALVDPVAWAAREQCVAPPPAEGTGRELFAMMRHYASEAEMGGSAMLAEAGL; from the coding sequence ATGGTTGAGATTCATTCTGAAGTCGCCGCGGTTACCGATCGCGTGATCGAGCGCTCGAAAGAGCGGCGCATTGCCTATCTCGACCTTATCAGCCGCGAGCGCGAGAGCGGCGCGGATCGGCCCAAGCTCGGCTGCGCCAATCTCGCGCACGCCTATGCGGGGACCGACGAGCAGCGCGACCTGATGACGCCGGCGAACAGGATGAACATCGGCATCGTCACCTCGTACAACGACATGCTTTCGGCACACGCGGTCTATTATCGATACCCCGAGCAGATGAAAGTATGGGCGCTCGAAGCCGGCGCCACTGCGCAGGTCGCGGGCGGCGTTCCAGCAATGTGCGATGGGGTGACCCAGGGCTATCAGGGGATGGAACTCTCCCTGTTCAGCCGCGACACGATTGCGCTCTCCACCGGCATCGCCCTCTCCCATCGCGTGTTCGAAGGCGCGGCGCTGCTCGGCATCTGCGACAAGATCGTGCCGGGGCTGCTGATCGGTGCGCTGCGCTTCGGCCATCTGCCGATGGTCATGATCCCCGGCGGCCCGATGCGCTCGGGGCTCGCCAACAAGGCCAAGGCGGCGGTGCGAGAAGCCTATGCCGAGGGCAAGGTCGGCCGCGAGGAACTTCTCGAGGCGGAGATCGCTGCCTATCATTCGAAGGGCACGTGCACCTTCTATGGCACCGCCAATTCGAACCAGATGATGATGGAGGCGATGGGGCTCCATATCCCCGGCGCCGCGTTCGCCAATCCCGGCACCAAGCTGCGTCAGGAGCTGACGCGTGCGGCGGTGCATCGCCTCGCCGAGATCGGCTGGGCCGGCGACGACTATCGACCGATCGGCCATGTCGTCGACGAGAAGGCACTGGTCAACGCCGCCATCGTGCTGCTCGCCACCGGCGGATCGACCAACCATCTGATCCACTTGCCCGCCTTTGCGCGCGCGGCCGGCGTGCTGATCGACTGGGACGATTTCGACCGGCTCTCGCGCGTCGTGCCACTGCTGACGCGCGTTTATCCCAACGGATCGGCCGATGTGAACGGCTTCGAAGATGCCGGCGGGCCCAGCTTCGTGATTCGCGAGTTGCTGCGCGGTGGGCTGATGCACGGCGACACGCTCACCGTGGCAAAGGGCGGCATGGCGGAATATGGCCGCAAGCCCGATATCGAGGGCGAGGACCAGCTCGTCTGGCACGACCATCCCGCGCAGAGCGGCGACGAGACCATCGTCCGCACGATCGACGCGCCCTTCTCCGACGAAGGCGGTTTCCGCATCCTCGCAGGCAATCTCGGCCGCGCCTGCATCAAGGTCAGCGCAGTCGAGCGCGACCGCTGGACGATCGAGGCGCCGTGCCGGGTATTTTCTACCCAGCAGGAAGTACAGGATGCGTTCAAGGCGGGCGAGCTCGATCGCGACGTGGTCGTGGTGGTGCGCTTCCAGGGACCGCGCGCCAACGGCATGCCCGAGCTGCACAAGCTCACCCCGCCGCTCGGCGTGCTTCAGAACAAGGGCTTCCGGGTTGCGCTGGTGACCGACGGGCGCATGTCGGGCGCTTCGGGCAAGGTGCCCGCGGCGATCCACCTCAGTCCCGAGGCACTGGGCGGTGGGCCGATCGGCAAGCTGCGCGACGGTGATGTGGTACGCGTGTGCGCCGAACAGGGCGTGCTCGAGGCGCTGGTCGATCCAGTGGCGTGGGCAGCGCGCGAGCAGTGCGTGGCTCCGCCGCCCGCCGAAGGCACCGGACGCGAGCTGTTCGCGATGATGCGGCACTATGCCAGCGAGGCCGAAATGGGCGGATCGGCGATGCTGGCGGAAGCCGGACTCTAG
- the pgl gene encoding 6-phosphogluconolactonase yields MTTEIEWWDYEDADEMAAAVAGDVQFIIESAIDARGAAVVALAGGKTPLPIYEKLAQAKLDWKRVTIVPGDDRLVPLGDPLSNVTAIGKIFIPKGARVIPLISATVADYKAAGRAADAILQDLHWPLDLCLLGVGGDGHAASIFPGPDFDEALNGPNERRALGVMPDPLPPEAPVARVSLSRAAIVSARALMIAVTGDAKKQVIEDAIKQGPSSNYPIGRILADVELPVDIHWAA; encoded by the coding sequence ATGACGACCGAAATCGAATGGTGGGACTATGAAGACGCCGACGAGATGGCCGCGGCCGTCGCCGGCGACGTCCAGTTCATCATCGAGAGCGCGATCGACGCGCGTGGTGCGGCAGTGGTGGCGCTTGCCGGGGGCAAGACCCCGCTGCCGATCTACGAGAAGCTGGCCCAGGCCAAGCTCGACTGGAAGCGCGTGACGATCGTCCCGGGCGACGACCGGCTGGTGCCGCTGGGCGATCCGCTGTCGAACGTCACAGCAATCGGCAAGATCTTCATCCCGAAGGGCGCGCGGGTGATCCCGCTGATCAGCGCCACCGTCGCCGACTACAAGGCTGCCGGCCGCGCCGCCGATGCGATCCTTCAGGACCTGCACTGGCCGCTCGACCTGTGCCTGCTCGGCGTCGGTGGTGACGGACATGCCGCGTCGATCTTCCCCGGCCCCGATTTCGATGAGGCCTTGAACGGCCCCAACGAGCGCCGCGCGCTGGGCGTGATGCCCGATCCGCTGCCGCCCGAGGCCCCGGTTGCGCGAGTCTCGCTGAGCCGCGCCGCGATCGTCTCGGCACGCGCGCTGATGATCGCTGTCACCGGCGACGCCAAGAAGCAGGTGATCGAGGACGCGATCAAGCAGGGGCCGTCGTCGAACTATCCGATCGGCCGCATCCTGGCCGATGTCGAGTTGCCAGTGGACATCCACTGGGCGGCCTAA
- the zwf gene encoding glucose-6-phosphate dehydrogenase, which translates to MHQPVGKLLLFGATGDLAQRMLLPSLYALHADGLLPAGLTITGTARSDKDDESYRDFARHALDEFLPADRKDDSAVGSFLERLYYQSLDASQIDGFATLKDKLGDISGGLAIFLSTAPWLFGPTIEGLKSAGLAGDNVRISLEKPLGKDLASSREINDLVAGAFPEERTFRIDHYLGKETVQNILALRFGNSLFEPVWNAQGIESVQITVSETVGLEGRAGFYDETGALRDMVQNHMLQLVALIAMEPPARFDGTAIRDEKVKVFRSLRKITPQETPHLTVTGQYGGGAVKGEIVRDYASDLEKPSNTETFVAIKAHVDNWRWHGVPFYLRTGKRLAERRSEIVIRFKPVPHSIFADRGGALQPNTLVIRLQPEEYVRLLVMAKQPGLDREGVRLREVPLNLSLENEFAGTRRRIAYERLLLDLIEGDPTLFVRRDEVEAQWEWIDAIRAGWQANDIKPKPYASGSWGPSAAIALTERDGVTWNE; encoded by the coding sequence ATGCACCAACCCGTGGGGAAATTGCTGCTGTTCGGAGCGACCGGCGACCTAGCGCAGCGCATGCTGCTGCCGTCGCTCTATGCGCTCCATGCCGACGGACTGCTGCCGGCGGGCCTGACGATCACCGGCACCGCGCGCTCCGACAAGGACGACGAATCGTACCGCGACTTCGCCCGCCACGCACTCGACGAATTCCTGCCCGCCGACCGCAAGGATGACAGCGCTGTCGGGAGCTTTCTCGAACGGTTGTACTATCAGTCGCTCGATGCGTCGCAGATCGACGGGTTCGCGACGCTAAAGGACAAATTGGGCGACATTTCCGGCGGGTTGGCGATCTTCCTCTCGACCGCGCCCTGGCTGTTCGGCCCGACGATCGAAGGATTGAAGAGCGCCGGGCTGGCCGGGGACAATGTCCGGATCAGCCTGGAAAAGCCGCTCGGCAAGGATCTCGCCTCCAGCCGGGAAATCAACGATCTCGTCGCGGGCGCCTTCCCCGAGGAGCGGACCTTCCGGATCGATCACTATCTCGGCAAGGAGACGGTGCAGAACATCCTGGCGCTGCGTTTCGGCAATTCGCTGTTCGAGCCGGTATGGAATGCGCAGGGTATCGAGAGCGTCCAGATCACTGTCTCCGAGACAGTGGGCCTCGAGGGCCGCGCGGGCTTCTACGACGAGACCGGCGCGCTGCGCGACATGGTGCAGAACCACATGCTCCAGCTCGTCGCGCTGATCGCGATGGAGCCCCCTGCCCGTTTCGACGGCACCGCGATCCGCGACGAGAAGGTCAAGGTGTTCCGCTCGCTTCGGAAGATCACCCCGCAGGAGACGCCACACCTTACCGTCACCGGCCAATATGGCGGCGGCGCGGTGAAGGGCGAAATCGTCCGCGACTATGCCAGTGACCTCGAAAAGCCGTCGAACACCGAGACCTTCGTCGCGATCAAGGCACATGTCGATAATTGGCGCTGGCACGGCGTTCCGTTCTATCTGCGCACGGGTAAGCGGCTGGCGGAGCGGCGCAGCGAGATCGTCATCCGGTTCAAGCCGGTGCCGCATTCGATATTCGCCGATCGCGGCGGCGCGCTCCAGCCCAACACGCTGGTGATCCGGCTCCAGCCCGAGGAATATGTCCGCTTGCTGGTGATGGCCAAGCAGCCCGGGCTCGACCGCGAAGGCGTGCGGCTGCGCGAAGTGCCGCTCAACCTCAGCCTCGAGAACGAATTCGCCGGCACGCGCCGCCGCATCGCCTATGAACGGCTGCTGCTCGATTTGATTGAAGGCGACCCGACGCTGTTCGTCCGCCGCGACGAAGTCGAAGCGCAATGGGAATGGATCGACGCGATCCGCGCCGGCTGGCAGGCCAATGATATCAAACCAAAACCCTATGCGTCAGGCAGCTGGGGCCCATCCGCCGCGATCGCGCTGACCGAGCGCGACGGCGTGACATGGAACGAGTGA
- the argC gene encoding N-acetyl-gamma-glutamyl-phosphate reductase produces the protein MTIRVFIDGAVGTTGLEIRERLEGRDGIEQLILADADRKDAKKREDALNSADFVILCLPDDAAREAISMIRADKVRVIDASTAHRVAPDWVYGFAELEPSQTATIADARWVSNPGCYPTGFLALIRPLVRAGLVPLDHVFSVNAVSGYSGGGKSMIAEFEDQNSETFTATAFRAYGLGLEHKHVPEMQKHARIEHPPIFQPAVVRTYRGMVVEVPLPLHTFTRRPSLEAIENALRDAYKDSPLIRVLPGNVPTVSIEEDAGTDRLSVRVFGNAERGQARLVATLDNLGKGAAGAAVQNLNIMAGLDPVAGLVL, from the coding sequence ATGACCATCCGCGTCTTCATCGACGGTGCCGTGGGCACCACCGGGCTCGAGATTCGCGAGCGGCTCGAAGGGCGTGACGGCATCGAGCAGCTGATTCTCGCCGATGCCGACCGCAAGGACGCGAAGAAGCGCGAGGACGCACTCAATTCGGCGGACTTCGTCATCCTCTGCCTCCCCGACGATGCCGCGCGCGAGGCGATCTCGATGATCCGAGCCGACAAGGTCCGCGTGATCGACGCTTCGACCGCGCACCGCGTCGCGCCCGACTGGGTCTACGGCTTTGCCGAGCTCGAGCCGAGCCAGACCGCGACGATCGCCGACGCACGCTGGGTGAGCAACCCCGGTTGCTATCCCACCGGCTTCCTCGCGCTGATCCGTCCGCTGGTGCGGGCGGGCCTGGTGCCGCTCGACCATGTCTTCTCGGTCAACGCCGTCTCGGGCTATTCGGGCGGCGGCAAGTCGATGATCGCCGAGTTCGAGGACCAGAATTCGGAAACGTTCACCGCGACCGCCTTCCGCGCTTATGGTCTCGGCCTCGAGCACAAGCATGTGCCCGAGATGCAGAAGCATGCGCGGATCGAGCATCCGCCGATCTTCCAGCCCGCGGTGGTGCGCACCTATCGCGGCATGGTGGTGGAGGTGCCCCTGCCCCTCCACACCTTCACGCGGCGGCCCTCGCTCGAGGCAATCGAGAATGCGCTGCGCGACGCGTACAAGGACAGCCCGCTGATCCGCGTGCTGCCGGGCAATGTCCCGACGGTGTCGATCGAGGAGGATGCGGGGACCGACCGGCTGAGCGTCCGCGTGTTCGGCAATGCCGAGCGCGGCCAGGCGCGGCTCGTCGCGACGCTCGACAATCTCGGCAAGGGCGCCGCGGGCGCCGCAGTGCAGAACCTCAACATCATGGCCGGGCTCGATCCGGTCGCGGGGCTGGTTCTCTAA
- a CDS encoding SH3 domain-containing protein has protein sequence MRRDLADVRLADRVFAPHYAAPMPRAVAAPADLRSGSAADTEILGALAAGDIFEVLEFAGDHAWGVAPGLGLVGYLPAAALADAQ, from the coding sequence GTGCGCCGCGATCTTGCCGACGTCCGCCTCGCCGACCGGGTATTCGCCCCGCATTACGCCGCACCGATGCCGCGCGCCGTTGCCGCGCCGGCCGACCTGCGCAGCGGCAGCGCCGCCGATACCGAGATCCTTGGTGCGCTTGCCGCGGGCGACATCTTCGAAGTGCTCGAGTTCGCCGGCGACCATGCCTGGGGAGTCGCCCCCGGCCTGGGTCTGGTCGGCTATCTTCCCGCAGCGGCGCTGGCCGACGCGCAATGA